From Pseudanabaena sp. PCC 6802, one genomic window encodes:
- a CDS encoding XisH family protein, whose amino-acid sequence MSAKDAFHQVVKVALQNEGWNITADPLEIRWGAVEMYIDLGAEKVIGAERNGEKIAVEVKSFLGQSAIYEFHLALGQFINYRAVLQQQEAERTLYLAVPLDTYDTFFKLPFTQEIVQQNQMKLLVYDINREVIVKWKS is encoded by the coding sequence ATGTCTGCCAAAGATGCCTTTCATCAAGTAGTTAAAGTTGCATTACAAAATGAAGGCTGGAACATCACGGCCGATCCCCTCGAAATTCGTTGGGGAGCAGTGGAAATGTATATCGATCTAGGTGCTGAAAAGGTAATTGGAGCAGAGCGCAACGGTGAGAAAATCGCTGTTGAGGTGAAAAGCTTTTTAGGACAGTCGGCAATTTATGAATTTCATTTAGCTTTGGGACAGTTCATCAATTATCGAGCAGTATTGCAACAGCAAGAAGCAGAGCGCACCTTATATTTAGCAGTACCATTGGATACTTACGATACTTTCTTTAAGCTGCCTTTTACTCAAGAGATCGTACAACAGAATCAAATGAAGTTGTTAGTGTATGACATCAATCGGGAGGTCATTGTGAAATGGAAAAGTTAG
- a CDS encoding XisI protein — MEKLEKYAKIIQMLLSQYCQLRSSDSEVETETIADVKHHHYQLVQVGWQNDRRVYGCILHLDIKDGKIWLQHNGTERQVADDLVALGVAKQDIVLGFQSPSKRKFTEFAVG; from the coding sequence ATGGAAAAGTTAGAGAAATATGCAAAAATCATTCAAATGCTTTTAAGTCAGTACTGTCAACTGAGGTCATCGGATTCAGAGGTTGAGACTGAAACGATCGCTGATGTCAAACATCATCACTATCAGTTAGTTCAGGTGGGATGGCAAAACGATCGCCGAGTCTATGGTTGTATTCTTCATCTCGATATTAAGGATGGCAAAATATGGCTGCAGCACAATGGAACAGAACGGCAAGTTGCTGACGATCTAGTGGCATTGGGAGTGGCTAAGCAAGACATTGTGTTAGGATTTCAGTCTCCCTCAAAACGCAAGTTTACCGAGTTTGCAGTTGGTTAA